The following proteins are co-located in the Limisphaerales bacterium genome:
- the rpsS gene encoding 30S ribosomal protein S19 encodes MARSIKKDWFVEPKLMAKVQVQKESGQNRPIKTWYRRCAIHPDFVGHTFNVHNGKTFLPVFVTENMVGHKLGEFSPTRVFKGHSAHVKRETK; translated from the coding sequence ATGGCACGTTCAATTAAAAAAGACTGGTTCGTGGAACCCAAGCTGATGGCGAAGGTTCAGGTCCAAAAAGAGAGTGGCCAAAACCGGCCTATCAAAACATGGTATCGCCGCTGCGCCATCCATCCGGATTTCGTGGGGCACACTTTTAATGTTCACAACGGTAAAACGTTTTTGCCGGTGTTCGTCACTGAGAACATGGTCGGTCATAAGCTGGGCGAATTTTCACCCACCCGCGTGTTCAAGGGGCACAGCGCCCACGTGAAGAGGGAGACCAAATAA
- a CDS encoding 30S ribosomal protein S12, which yields MPTINQLVRKGRKRTKEKSASPALENCPFRQGVCLQVYTRTPKKPNSAMRKVCKVRLTNGNEIIAYIPDEGHSLQEHSIVLVRGGRIKDLPGVRYHVVRGTRDAAGVEKRRVSRSKYGVKRPKAGKKK from the coding sequence ATGCCGACAATTAATCAGCTGGTCCGAAAAGGACGGAAACGGACGAAAGAGAAGAGCGCTTCTCCCGCGCTCGAGAACTGTCCTTTCCGGCAGGGCGTGTGCCTGCAGGTGTACACGCGGACCCCGAAGAAGCCGAACTCCGCGATGCGAAAAGTTTGTAAGGTGCGCCTCACCAACGGGAACGAGATTATCGCCTACATCCCGGATGAGGGACACAGTTTGCAGGAGCACTCCATCGTGCTCGTGCGGGGTGGTCGGATCAAGGATTTGCCAGGTGTGCGTTACCACGTGGTACGCGGCACCCGCGATGCTGCCGGCGTGGAGAAGCGCCGGGTGAGCCGTTCCAAGTACGGCGTGAAACGCCCGAAGGCCGGCAAGAAGAAATAA
- the rpsJ gene encoding 30S ribosomal protein S10 has protein sequence MAGNQIRIRLKGFDHRVLDRSSQEIVETVKRTGSRVAGPIPLPTRRERFTMTRSPHVDKKSQETFEQRTHKRLIDILAPTPNTIDELKKLNLPAGVDINIRIF, from the coding sequence ATGGCCGGAAATCAAATTAGAATCAGACTCAAAGGCTTCGACCACCGCGTGCTCGATCGCTCCTCACAGGAAATTGTGGAGACCGTCAAGCGCACCGGCAGTCGCGTGGCCGGCCCCATCCCGTTGCCCACCCGCCGCGAGCGGTTCACCATGACCCGCTCTCCGCACGTTGACAAAAAGAGTCAGGAGACATTCGAGCAACGCACCCACAAACGGCTCATCGACATTCTCGCTCCCACGCCCAACACCATCGATGAATTGAAAAAACTGAACCTCCCCGCCGGCGTGGATATTAACATTAGAATTTTCTAG
- the rplD gene encoding 50S ribosomal protein L4: MELKVQTLSGEETGTYSVGFDVIQDEKGEQAVHDTVVAYMAAQRSGTAKAKDRGEVSGTGKKPWRQKGTGRARTGSRRTNIFSGGGVVHGPVPRDYSKKVNAKTRTLALRKALSERLKDGEVTVVVDLKLETKKTKALSAQLDAIDTEAKTLLLVDADASQNDNLCLASRNIPLVELAEASSLNTYQVLRPDRIVITQAGLDAVAGRLK; the protein is encoded by the coding sequence ATGGAACTTAAAGTACAGACACTAAGCGGCGAGGAAACGGGAACGTATTCCGTCGGCTTTGATGTCATTCAAGACGAAAAGGGCGAGCAAGCCGTGCACGACACAGTGGTGGCGTATATGGCCGCCCAACGTAGCGGCACGGCCAAAGCCAAAGATCGCGGCGAAGTGAGCGGCACCGGCAAAAAACCGTGGCGCCAAAAAGGCACCGGTCGCGCCCGGACGGGTTCGCGCCGCACCAATATTTTCTCCGGCGGCGGCGTAGTGCACGGCCCCGTGCCGCGTGATTATTCCAAGAAGGTCAACGCCAAAACCCGCACGCTCGCTTTGCGCAAGGCACTCAGCGAACGGCTGAAAGACGGCGAAGTGACCGTGGTGGTCGATCTCAAACTGGAGACCAAAAAAACTAAAGCCCTCAGCGCCCAACTCGACGCCATTGATACGGAAGCCAAAACGCTTTTGCTTGTGGATGCCGATGCCAGCCAGAACGACAATCTTTGCCTCGCCTCGCGGAATATTCCGCTGGTGGAACTCGCCGAGGCGAGCAGCTTGAATACGTATCAAGTGCTGCGCCCCGATCGCATCGTCATCACCCAAGCCGGCCTCGATGCGGTGGCCGGTCGTCTCAAATAA
- the rplC gene encoding 50S ribosomal protein L3 — translation MVGLIGKKIGTTRVYDDAGNAVCVTVIHTGENRVVQCKTADGKDGYNAVQIGYDDQSHKNRVTQPMQGHFKKHNAEATKWVKEFRDFSLEVQPGDTVPVTVFEPGDHVDAIARTKGRGFQGVVKRWNFGGGPASHGQKGWFRRPGSIAAGSTPGWVSKGKKMPGHMGQRQRTVQNLKIVQVREEDQLLLVKGAIPGANGDYVVIREAKKKPKATK, via the coding sequence ATGGTTGGATTGATTGGCAAAAAAATTGGCACCACGCGCGTCTACGACGACGCCGGGAATGCCGTGTGCGTCACCGTGATTCACACCGGCGAAAACCGCGTCGTTCAGTGCAAAACCGCTGACGGCAAAGACGGCTACAACGCGGTGCAAATCGGGTACGACGATCAAAGCCACAAAAACCGTGTCACCCAGCCGATGCAGGGACACTTCAAAAAACACAATGCCGAAGCCACTAAATGGGTAAAAGAATTCCGCGATTTCAGCCTCGAAGTGCAGCCGGGCGATACTGTGCCGGTGACGGTGTTTGAGCCGGGCGATCATGTGGACGCCATCGCCCGCACCAAAGGCCGCGGCTTTCAAGGCGTGGTTAAACGCTGGAACTTCGGCGGCGGTCCTGCCTCTCACGGTCAAAAAGGCTGGTTCCGTCGGCCCGGATCCATCGCCGCCGGCTCCACCCCGGGTTGGGTGAGTAAGGGCAAAAAGATGCCCGGCCATATGGGCCAACGCCAGCGTACGGTGCAAAATTTGAAAATCGTGCAAGTGCGCGAGGAAGATCAGTTATTGCTCGTGAAAGGCGCTATCCCCGGAGCCAATGGCGATTACGTGGTCATCCGCGAGGCCAAGAAAAAACCGAAGGCCACAAAGTAA
- the fusA gene encoding elongation factor G, producing the protein METLTDIDTKALNSPDREYTLERTRNIGIAAHIDAGKTTTTERILFYTGLSHKIGEVHDGNTVTDWMEQERERGITITSAATTCFWTQKPDGTDKLWEGVAHRVNIIDTPGHVDFTAEVERSMRVLDGAVAVFCAVAGVQPQSETVWRQATKYGVPRIAFINKMDRTGANFNSVVAEMREKLGAYAYPVGIPIGAEENLRGVIDVISQKALIYDESEELGTKINVEEIPVELKEEAELALAELIEAVGDKDDEVMEMILNETPVDNLTLKHAIRRLTAANELVPVLGGSAFKNKGVQPMVDAVIDYLPSPLDVEAAEAADVDDENEITTLPADDNAPYCSLAFKLWTDPFAGKLVFFRVYSGSISKGDTLYNPRTRRKERVNRIMMIQADKREEVETVYAGDIAALVGVRNITTGDTLCTPDLDVCLEPPTFPEPVISMAIEPETKADQEKMSEGLQRLAEEDPTFRCYTHEETGQLLIAGMGELHLEIICDRLRREFGVTATSGAPQIAYRETITKAAEGVGKFVKQSGGRGQYGHAVITLEPNEEEGILIENKIVGGVIPKEYIPAVQAGIEETIRSGVLAGFEMINLKVQIIDGSYHEVDSNELAFKMAGIFALKDAVAKAKPILLEPVMKVECTTPDQYQGDLIGDLNRRRGKVQGIDSKPSGTIINAEVPLAEMFGYATAIRSLSSGRASYSMEPLTFEPVPQSIADEILDKAPKKAARA; encoded by the coding sequence ATGGAAACATTGACTGACATAGATACAAAAGCACTGAACTCGCCGGACCGCGAGTACACACTGGAGCGCACCCGGAACATCGGGATTGCGGCGCATATTGATGCCGGCAAAACCACGACCACCGAGCGCATCCTTTTTTACACGGGCCTCTCGCACAAAATCGGCGAGGTGCACGACGGCAACACCGTCACCGACTGGATGGAACAGGAGCGCGAGCGCGGCATCACAATTACCAGCGCGGCCACCACTTGTTTTTGGACGCAAAAGCCCGATGGCACTGATAAGCTGTGGGAAGGCGTCGCCCATCGCGTCAACATTATCGACACCCCCGGCCACGTGGATTTCACCGCCGAGGTGGAGCGCTCCATGCGGGTGCTCGACGGCGCGGTTGCCGTATTTTGCGCCGTCGCCGGTGTGCAGCCGCAGTCCGAAACCGTCTGGCGGCAGGCGACTAAGTACGGCGTGCCCCGCATTGCGTTCATCAATAAGATGGATCGTACCGGCGCGAACTTTAATAGTGTGGTCGCCGAAATGCGCGAGAAACTTGGTGCGTACGCGTATCCGGTGGGCATCCCGATTGGTGCGGAAGAAAATCTCCGCGGCGTCATTGATGTCATCAGCCAAAAGGCACTCATTTACGATGAGTCCGAAGAGCTCGGCACAAAGATTAACGTGGAGGAAATTCCGGTTGAGTTGAAAGAAGAAGCCGAGTTGGCTCTCGCCGAATTGATCGAAGCGGTCGGCGACAAAGACGACGAGGTGATGGAAATGATCCTCAACGAAACGCCGGTTGATAATTTAACGCTCAAACACGCCATCCGCCGCCTTACCGCTGCCAATGAATTGGTGCCGGTTCTTGGGGGGTCCGCCTTCAAAAACAAAGGCGTGCAACCGATGGTTGATGCGGTCATCGATTACCTGCCATCCCCGCTGGACGTGGAAGCCGCCGAGGCTGCCGATGTGGATGATGAAAACGAAATCACCACGCTGCCCGCCGACGACAATGCCCCGTATTGTTCGCTGGCATTCAAACTTTGGACTGATCCGTTTGCCGGCAAACTGGTGTTCTTCCGCGTCTACAGCGGCTCCATCAGCAAGGGCGACACTCTATATAACCCGCGCACCCGCCGCAAAGAGCGCGTGAACCGGATTATGATGATTCAGGCCGACAAACGCGAAGAGGTGGAGACGGTGTACGCCGGCGACATCGCCGCGCTCGTGGGTGTTCGCAACATTACTACTGGCGACACGCTGTGCACGCCGGATCTCGATGTGTGCCTCGAGCCGCCGACTTTCCCGGAGCCTGTCATCTCCATGGCCATCGAGCCAGAAACCAAGGCCGATCAGGAAAAAATGTCCGAAGGCCTTCAGCGTTTGGCCGAGGAAGATCCGACTTTCCGCTGTTACACACACGAAGAAACCGGCCAGCTGTTGATTGCCGGAATGGGTGAGCTACACTTGGAAATTATTTGTGATCGACTGCGCCGTGAGTTTGGCGTCACCGCCACGTCCGGCGCGCCGCAAATTGCTTACCGCGAAACCATCACCAAAGCCGCTGAAGGCGTTGGCAAGTTTGTGAAACAATCCGGTGGTCGCGGCCAGTACGGCCACGCGGTCATCACCCTTGAGCCCAATGAAGAAGAGGGCATTCTCATCGAGAATAAAATCGTGGGCGGCGTGATTCCCAAGGAATACATACCGGCGGTTCAAGCCGGCATCGAAGAGACCATCCGCAGCGGCGTACTCGCCGGATTCGAGATGATCAATCTCAAAGTGCAAATCATTGATGGTTCGTACCACGAAGTGGACTCCAACGAGCTGGCTTTCAAAATGGCCGGCATCTTCGCGCTCAAAGACGCGGTGGCCAAAGCCAAACCCATTTTGTTGGAGCCGGTGATGAAAGTGGAATGCACCACGCCCGATCAATATCAGGGCGACCTCATTGGCGATCTCAATCGTCGGCGCGGCAAAGTGCAGGGCATCGACAGCAAACCCTCCGGCACCATCATTAATGCCGAAGTGCCGCTGGCCGAGATGTTCGGCTACGCCACCGCCATCCGCTCACTTTCCAGCGGCCGTGCTTCCTACAGCATGGAGCCGTTGACATTCGAACCCGTTCCGCAGAGCATTGCGGACGAAATCCTCGACAAGGCACCCAAAAAGGCTGCTCGAGCTTAG
- the rplB gene encoding 50S ribosomal protein L2, translated as MPIRSYKPTTPSMRYIKRSTFEEITKTKPEKALVKIRKRTGGRNNRGRVTMRGIGGGAKQKIRNVDFKRRFSRKTFGEDATVTAKVVAIEYDPMRSARIALLEYEGGEKRYIIAPHKLGVGDSVQSGPNAEPEIGSALPLKNVPLGATIHNIEITPGRGGQIVRSAGGAATLMSRDGGMAQIKLPSGEIRRVKEICWATIGQVGNTDHENQVIGKAGNSRHRGIRPITRAVAKNPVDHPMGGGEAKTSGGGHPVTPWGVITRGFKTRSKKKYSNKFILVRRDGRPMKRK; from the coding sequence ATGCCTATCCGATCTTACAAACCCACCACCCCCTCGATGCGCTACATCAAGCGCTCGACCTTCGAGGAGATCACCAAGACCAAGCCTGAAAAGGCGTTGGTGAAAATCCGTAAGAGAACCGGCGGACGCAACAATCGCGGCCGTGTCACCATGCGCGGCATCGGCGGTGGTGCGAAACAAAAGATTCGCAACGTCGATTTCAAGCGCCGGTTTTCCCGTAAAACGTTCGGCGAAGACGCCACGGTGACGGCAAAAGTTGTCGCAATTGAGTACGATCCCATGCGTTCGGCGCGTATTGCGTTGCTTGAGTACGAAGGTGGCGAGAAGCGTTACATTATTGCTCCGCACAAACTTGGCGTGGGCGATAGTGTTCAAAGCGGGCCCAATGCCGAGCCGGAAATCGGCAGTGCGTTGCCGCTCAAGAACGTACCGCTCGGCGCAACGATTCATAATATTGAAATCACCCCCGGTCGTGGCGGCCAAATCGTTCGCTCAGCGGGTGGTGCTGCTACACTGATGAGCCGTGACGGCGGGATGGCGCAAATCAAACTGCCTTCCGGCGAGATTCGTCGTGTCAAAGAAATTTGCTGGGCCACCATTGGTCAAGTGGGCAATACCGACCACGAAAACCAGGTCATCGGTAAAGCTGGTAACTCGCGGCATCGCGGCATTCGGCCCATTACCCGTGCGGTGGCAAAGAACCCCGTCGACCACCCGATGGGTGGTGGCGAAGCGAAGACCTCCGGAGGCGGGCATCCGGTTACACCGTGGGGCGTTATCACTCGTGGTTTCAAAACCCGTTCCAAGAAAAAGTATTCCAACAAATTCATCCTTGTGCGTCGCGATGGTCGGCCGATGAAACGCAAATAA
- the rpsG gene encoding 30S ribosomal protein S7 — protein sequence MSRRRRAVKRTIRTDARHHSRLIGRLVNTIMKCGKRNLAQSLVYDAFDQISEKQEGATPLEVLQRAVENAKPRLEVKSRRVGGATYQVPLEVTGERSEALALRWIVGFAKAKKGTPMKRALANEILDAYNGEGNCIRRRDEVHRMAQANKAFAHFRW from the coding sequence ATGTCACGCAGACGCAGAGCAGTTAAACGCACGATACGCACCGACGCCCGCCATCACAGCCGGCTCATCGGGCGTTTGGTGAACACCATTATGAAATGCGGCAAGCGCAATCTCGCGCAAAGCCTGGTGTATGATGCGTTCGACCAAATTAGCGAGAAGCAGGAAGGCGCCACGCCGCTGGAAGTGTTGCAACGCGCCGTGGAAAACGCCAAGCCGCGTTTAGAAGTAAAGAGCCGCCGCGTGGGGGGCGCCACTTATCAAGTGCCGCTGGAAGTCACCGGCGAACGTTCCGAAGCATTGGCCCTGCGTTGGATCGTGGGATTTGCCAAGGCCAAAAAAGGCACGCCAATGAAACGGGCGTTGGCCAACGAAATTCTTGATGCGTATAACGGTGAAGGCAATTGCATTCGCCGCCGCGATGAGGTCCACCGGATGGCACAGGCCAACAAGGCATTTGCCCATTTCCGCTGGTAA
- the rpoC gene encoding DNA-directed RNA polymerase subunit beta', producing the protein MSDTANQSARELLGLERVNLVDHVALSVAGPESIRRWSKGEVKNPETINYRTFKPEKGGLFCERIFGPVKDWECSCGKYKRIKYKGVVCDRCGVEVTLARVRRERMGHIDLSVPATHIWFFKCMPSRLGLMLDMTGRHLERVIYYEDYLVVDPGETPLVQNQLLTEEEFREAKATYGPESFEAAMGAQAVHDALSRIDLAAGVVELQEAMTKTRSKQIRKKLAKRIKLFQGFEASGSRPEWMVLTVLPVIPPDLRPLVPLEGGRFATSDLNDLYRRVINRNNRLKNLTQLKTPEVIIRNEKRMLQEAVDALFDNGRHGRAVTGAGNRALKSLSDMLKGKGGRFRQNLLGKRVDYSGRSVIVVGPELKLHQCGLPKKMALVLFEPFIIRRLKELGYVHTVRSAKKLIERQTSEVWDVLEEVTKGHPVLLNRAPTLHRLSVQAFEPVLIEGEAIRVHPLVCTAYNADFDGDQMAVHLPLSVEAQMEARLLMLAPNNIFSPSSGRPIMTPTQDITLGCYYLTVNPEKMNKKKYKENNRKILFGDKFEVLFALDEGVVDTHTTIRLANPDHGKETVYGNSEDVIIETTVGRVIFSEIWPEELGFANFEVGKAKIGDLIADSYKQAGHAKTVETLDRLKELGFREATKSGASIGIDDMIIPKEKGQEIKGAEKEIADVEKQYRKGVITPGERYNKIIDIWTHATDKISNVMLQTLEANQGKEEYNPVALMVDSGARGNRQQVRQLAGVRGLMAKPSGDIIEKPILSNFREGLTVLEYFISTHGARKGLADTALKTADSGYMTRKLVDVAQDVIIQEMNCGTNNGIWVEAIQEGEEEVVHLADRLVGRHSCDSIINPIKPDEKLIKAGVEFDEAHAKAIEDAGIDKVKVRSVLTCENKQGVCAHCYGRNHATGYTAELGQAVGIIAAQSIGEPGTQLTMRTFHIGGTASSVFKQPEIKAKKAGVVQYEGLRIVDLQDGSHIVLNKNGSVIVRDAKTDAELETYDIPIGAVITVANGDKVKSGETFVQWDPYNVPILSEKKGRIRFHDIIEGVTMEMEVDEATGQDSMVVIEHKEDLHPQIIIEDSKKEVVANYPIPAGAHVQVGDNDTIQAGTLLAKTPRKTSKTKDITGGLPRVSELFEARQPKDAAEIARIDGKVDFGAIVRGKRTVIVQDQESGEEEEHMIPIGKHVIVFKDDIVKKGQQLTEGPMVPHDILEVLGVSALQAFLVNEVQEVYRLQGVTIADKHIEMIVRQMLRKVKITEPGDTTFLWGEQIDRLAFEAENERVENMGGQPAEASPVLLGITKASIETESFLSAASFQDTTRVLTEAATLGKKDTLRGFKENVIMGHIIPAGTGFDGHRNLSLDPQVEEVEAVEAPNLLLDDEEEMAS; encoded by the coding sequence ATGAGCGACACTGCCAATCAATCCGCCCGTGAATTGCTGGGACTCGAACGCGTGAACCTTGTGGATCACGTCGCCCTTTCCGTTGCCGGCCCCGAATCCATTCGGCGCTGGTCCAAAGGTGAGGTTAAAAACCCCGAGACCATCAACTATCGTACCTTCAAGCCCGAGAAAGGCGGCCTCTTTTGCGAACGCATTTTTGGCCCCGTCAAAGACTGGGAATGTTCCTGCGGCAAATACAAGCGCATCAAATATAAAGGCGTTGTTTGCGATCGCTGCGGCGTCGAAGTCACCCTCGCCCGCGTGCGCCGCGAGCGGATGGGCCACATCGATCTCTCCGTGCCGGCCACCCACATCTGGTTTTTCAAATGCATGCCCTCGCGCCTCGGCTTGATGTTGGATATGACCGGCCGCCATCTCGAGCGCGTCATTTACTACGAGGATTATCTCGTAGTGGATCCCGGCGAAACGCCACTGGTGCAAAATCAATTGCTTACCGAAGAAGAATTCCGCGAAGCCAAAGCAACTTACGGCCCGGAATCTTTCGAAGCCGCGATGGGTGCGCAGGCAGTGCACGATGCACTTTCTCGAATTGATCTCGCTGCGGGCGTGGTGGAATTGCAGGAAGCGATGACCAAAACGCGCTCCAAACAAATCCGCAAAAAACTCGCCAAACGCATCAAGCTCTTTCAGGGCTTTGAAGCCTCCGGTTCGCGTCCGGAATGGATGGTACTTACGGTGCTGCCCGTGATCCCGCCGGACTTGCGCCCACTCGTGCCATTGGAAGGCGGCCGCTTTGCGACCAGTGATTTGAATGATTTATATCGTCGCGTCATCAACCGCAACAACCGCCTGAAAAATCTCACGCAGTTGAAGACCCCCGAGGTTATCATCCGCAATGAAAAACGGATGTTGCAGGAAGCGGTGGATGCGTTGTTCGACAACGGTCGCCATGGGCGCGCCGTGACCGGCGCGGGCAATCGCGCATTAAAAAGTCTTTCCGATATGCTCAAGGGCAAAGGCGGCCGCTTCCGCCAAAACCTGCTCGGCAAGCGCGTGGATTATTCCGGCCGCTCGGTGATTGTCGTCGGGCCGGAGCTGAAGCTGCACCAATGCGGGTTGCCCAAAAAAATGGCGCTCGTGTTATTCGAGCCATTCATCATCCGTCGTCTCAAAGAATTGGGTTACGTGCACACCGTGCGTTCCGCCAAAAAACTCATCGAGCGTCAAACCTCCGAAGTTTGGGATGTGCTCGAAGAAGTTACCAAAGGCCATCCGGTATTGCTTAACCGTGCGCCCACTTTGCACCGTCTTTCCGTGCAGGCATTCGAGCCGGTGTTGATTGAAGGCGAGGCGATCCGTGTGCATCCGCTGGTGTGTACCGCATACAACGCGGACTTCGATGGCGACCAAATGGCGGTGCATTTGCCACTCTCCGTGGAGGCACAAATGGAAGCGCGCCTGTTGATGCTGGCACCCAACAATATTTTCAGCCCGTCAAGCGGTCGGCCGATTATGACGCCTACGCAGGACATCACGCTCGGTTGCTACTATCTCACGGTGAATCCGGAGAAGATGAACAAGAAGAAGTACAAGGAGAACAACCGGAAAATATTGTTTGGCGACAAATTCGAAGTGCTCTTTGCGCTGGACGAAGGTGTGGTTGACACGCACACCACCATTCGCCTGGCGAATCCCGATCACGGCAAGGAAACGGTCTACGGTAATTCTGAAGACGTCATCATCGAGACCACCGTCGGCCGCGTGATTTTCAGCGAGATTTGGCCCGAGGAATTGGGCTTCGCAAATTTCGAAGTTGGCAAAGCTAAGATTGGCGATCTCATTGCTGATTCTTACAAACAAGCTGGTCACGCAAAAACGGTGGAAACCCTCGACCGCCTCAAAGAACTTGGGTTCCGGGAGGCCACCAAATCCGGCGCTTCCATTGGCATTGATGATATGATCATCCCGAAGGAAAAAGGTCAGGAAATCAAAGGTGCCGAAAAGGAAATCGCCGACGTAGAGAAACAATACCGCAAGGGCGTCATCACGCCGGGCGAGCGTTACAACAAGATCATCGATATTTGGACGCACGCAACGGATAAGATTTCCAACGTGATGCTGCAAACGCTCGAGGCCAATCAGGGCAAAGAAGAGTACAACCCCGTTGCCCTCATGGTGGATTCCGGTGCGCGTGGTAACCGCCAGCAAGTCCGGCAGCTCGCCGGCGTGCGCGGACTGATGGCCAAGCCCAGCGGTGACATCATCGAGAAACCCATCCTCTCAAACTTCCGCGAGGGCCTTACGGTGCTGGAATACTTCATCTCCACTCACGGCGCCCGAAAAGGCTTGGCTGATACTGCGCTCAAAACCGCTGACTCCGGCTACATGACCCGCAAGCTCGTGGACGTGGCGCAGGATGTCATCATTCAGGAAATGAATTGCGGCACCAACAACGGCATTTGGGTTGAGGCGATTCAAGAAGGTGAAGAGGAAGTCGTGCATTTGGCAGATCGCCTGGTGGGCCGACACTCGTGCGACAGCATCATCAACCCCATCAAGCCCGATGAAAAACTCATCAAAGCCGGCGTGGAATTTGACGAAGCCCACGCCAAGGCCATTGAAGATGCCGGCATCGACAAAGTGAAAGTGCGCTCCGTACTCACCTGCGAAAACAAGCAGGGCGTCTGCGCCCATTGCTACGGCCGCAACCACGCCACCGGCTATACCGCCGAGCTTGGGCAGGCGGTGGGCATTATTGCCGCACAATCCATTGGCGAGCCCGGCACGCAGCTGACTATGCGGACCTTCCACATTGGCGGCACCGCTTCTTCGGTCTTTAAGCAGCCGGAAATCAAAGCCAAGAAAGCCGGCGTGGTTCAATACGAAGGCCTCCGCATTGTGGATCTGCAGGATGGCAGCCACATTGTGCTTAACAAAAACGGCTCTGTCATCGTGCGCGATGCCAAGACGGATGCCGAATTGGAAACCTACGACATCCCCATCGGCGCTGTGATCACCGTGGCGAATGGCGATAAGGTTAAATCCGGCGAAACGTTCGTGCAATGGGATCCATACAACGTGCCGATTCTTTCGGAGAAAAAAGGCCGCATTCGATTCCACGACATCATCGAGGGCGTCACCATGGAAATGGAAGTGGACGAAGCCACCGGCCAGGATTCAATGGTCGTCATCGAGCACAAAGAAGATCTGCATCCGCAAATCATCATTGAAGACTCGAAAAAGGAAGTCGTTGCCAATTACCCCATCCCCGCCGGAGCGCACGTGCAGGTGGGCGATAACGACACCATCCAAGCCGGCACGCTGCTGGCCAAGACGCCGCGCAAAACGTCCAAGACCAAAGACATCACCGGCGGTTTGCCGCGGGTCTCGGAACTCTTCGAAGCGCGCCAGCCAAAGGATGCTGCGGAGATTGCCCGGATCGACGGCAAGGTCGACTTCGGAGCCATCGTGCGCGGCAAGCGCACGGTCATCGTGCAGGATCAGGAATCCGGCGAGGAAGAGGAGCACATGATTCCGATCGGCAAACACGTCATCGTTTTCAAAGACGATATCGTGAAGAAAGGCCAGCAACTTACTGAAGGCCCGATGGTGCCGCATGACATTCTTGAGGTGCTCGGCGTGAGCGCACTGCAAGCTTTTCTGGTTAACGAAGTGCAGGAAGTGTATCGATTGCAGGGCGTGACCATCGCCGACAAGCACATCGAAATGATCGTGCGCCAAATGCTGCGCAAAGTGAAAATCACCGAGCCCGGCGACACCACGTTCTTGTGGGGCGAACAAATCGACCGCTTGGCGTTCGAGGCAGAAAACGAGCGCGTTGAAAACATGGGGGGCCAACCTGCCGAAGCGAGCCCCGTGCTCCTCGGCATCACAAAGGCCTCCATCGAGACCGAGAGCTTTTTATCCGCCGCAAGTTTCCAGGACACCACGCGCGTGTTGACCGAGGCCGCCACCTTGGGCAAAAAAGACACCCTACGTGGGTTCAAGGAAAACGTAATTATGGGGCACATTATCCCCGCCGGCACGGGATTTGACGGCCATCGCAACCTCAGCCTCGACCCGCAAGTCGAGGAAGTGGAAGCTGTGGAAGCACCGAATCTGCTGCTCGATGACGAAGAGGAAATGGCAAGTTAG
- the rplW gene encoding 50S ribosomal protein L23 produces the protein MDSFTIIKGVWDKEKTQIQRDLYNQRRTEGMKESCAPQYSFVVDRRANKFQIRKAVQELFKVGVTNVNTMTVRGKVKRGRTKMAGFTGNWKKAVVTLKEGESIELV, from the coding sequence ATGGATTCATTTACTATTATTAAAGGCGTTTGGGACAAGGAGAAAACCCAAATCCAGCGCGACCTGTACAACCAGCGCCGCACCGAGGGCATGAAGGAATCTTGCGCGCCGCAATACTCGTTTGTAGTTGATCGCCGCGCCAATAAATTCCAAATCCGCAAAGCGGTGCAGGAGCTGTTCAAAGTGGGCGTCACTAACGTGAACACGATGACGGTGCGCGGCAAAGTGAAACGCGGCCGCACCAAGATGGCGGGCTTCACCGGTAACTGGAAAAAAGCTGTCGTCACCCTCAAAGAAGGCGAATCCATCGAACTCGTTTAA